The following proteins are co-located in the Lentibacillus sp. JNUCC-1 genome:
- a CDS encoding MBL fold metallo-hydrolase produces MSLQPITAKELAQKILADENVFLLDIRGEDDYNDWSIQGRNVTSMNIPFKQLENETETVEKQRPDNQTIYVVCARGISSQKGVEILEEAGIDNVTYLEGGMTAWSEHLEPVKIGDFSDGGELYQFLRIGKGCLSYMVIANGEALVVDPVRMTEVYKNFAKDKQASITTVVDTHLHADHISGGKILAKDSEANYYFPSQDDEGLTYDYNKLEDGTTFTVGDSIEVNAFHSPGHTTGSTSLIVDNQYVMTGDTLFIESIGRPDLAGKADEWVDDLYQTLYERYKELSQDLMVLPGHFGEMQEINDDGTVQEQLGRLYQQNERLQVEEREKFKDLVTDNLPPQPNSHEEIRKTNMGKKKPEEDERREMEVGPNRCAV; encoded by the coding sequence GTGTCATTACAACCTATAACCGCAAAAGAATTGGCTCAAAAGATACTTGCTGACGAGAACGTATTCCTGCTGGATATTCGCGGGGAAGATGATTATAATGATTGGTCCATACAAGGGCGAAATGTTACCAGCATGAACATCCCTTTTAAACAACTGGAAAATGAAACGGAAACCGTGGAAAAACAACGTCCTGACAATCAGACGATTTATGTGGTATGTGCCAGGGGTATTTCCTCTCAAAAAGGTGTTGAAATCCTGGAAGAAGCCGGGATTGACAATGTGACCTATCTGGAAGGCGGCATGACTGCTTGGAGTGAACATTTGGAACCTGTGAAGATTGGTGATTTTTCGGATGGTGGGGAACTCTACCAGTTTCTCAGAATCGGGAAAGGCTGTCTCTCCTATATGGTTATTGCTAATGGGGAGGCGCTCGTTGTCGATCCTGTAAGAATGACGGAAGTCTACAAGAACTTCGCGAAAGACAAACAGGCCTCCATCACAACGGTCGTGGACACGCATCTCCATGCAGATCATATTTCAGGCGGGAAGATATTGGCGAAGGATTCAGAGGCCAATTATTATTTTCCATCCCAGGATGATGAAGGCCTGACCTACGATTATAATAAGCTGGAAGATGGCACAACCTTTACTGTTGGCGACTCAATTGAAGTCAATGCTTTCCACTCACCTGGCCATACCACAGGGAGCACAAGTCTTATCGTGGACAACCAATACGTTATGACAGGCGACACCTTGTTCATTGAGTCGATAGGCCGTCCGGATCTGGCCGGTAAAGCAGATGAGTGGGTCGATGATCTTTATCAGACCTTATATGAACGCTATAAAGAACTGTCTCAGGATTTAATGGTCCTGCCCGGTCATTTTGGTGAAATGCAAGAAATCAATGACGATGGCACGGTGCAGGAACAGCTGGGCCGTCTCTATCAACAGAATGAACGCTTGCAGGTAGAAGAGAGAGAAAAATTCAAGGACCTTGTCACAGACAACTTGCCGCCACAGCCAAACAGCCATGAAGAAATCAGAAAGACCAACATGGGCAAGAAAAAACCAGAAGAAGACGAACGGAGAGAAATGGAAGTAGGCCCCAACAGGTGCGCCGTGTAG
- a CDS encoding glycine betaine ABC transporter substrate-binding protein, whose product MEKDIAVQTYKGVIPITFKVKRKSIIQLAIALATIFVIAGCGNNDNADEKSTDQNASNDTSNEKTSITVGLDPYDYSTVPAYLSQVILEQEGYDVEIQEAEVGILYQALANKDIDAYVDVSRPKLHESYIEKYDDQFVTAGTLISDLPLGVAVPKYLEDINSIEDVIENAEMFDNKIYAIEPGSGMGETTVAMVEDYGMDDFEISNSSTAAMLAQVKRATDKEEPIVFNAWRPNPMFVYYDIKFLDDPKGTWNHDDVEVGVIPEFEEESPTAYTLFSNMSLDLDMIEEWIIGINDEDKKPRKLAEEWVENNPDVVDKWLEKQ is encoded by the coding sequence ATGGAAAAAGACATCGCTGTTCAAACATACAAAGGAGTGATTCCCATTACATTTAAAGTAAAACGTAAATCAATTATCCAGCTGGCAATTGCCTTGGCAACAATTTTTGTAATTGCAGGATGTGGCAACAATGACAACGCTGATGAAAAAAGCACTGATCAAAATGCCAGCAATGATACCTCCAACGAAAAAACTTCAATTACTGTTGGACTGGATCCTTACGACTATTCCACCGTTCCAGCTTATTTATCCCAGGTGATTTTAGAGCAGGAAGGGTATGACGTGGAGATTCAGGAAGCCGAAGTCGGCATTCTTTACCAAGCCCTTGCCAATAAGGATATTGATGCATATGTCGATGTATCCCGACCCAAACTGCACGAGTCATATATTGAAAAATATGATGACCAATTTGTAACAGCCGGCACGCTCATTTCTGATCTCCCTCTTGGCGTTGCCGTCCCGAAATACTTGGAAGACATTAACAGCATTGAAGATGTTATCGAAAACGCTGAGATGTTTGATAACAAAATATATGCCATCGAACCGGGAAGCGGTATGGGTGAAACCACCGTGGCCATGGTGGAAGACTATGGTATGGATGATTTTGAGATCAGCAATAGCAGTACTGCCGCAATGCTTGCACAAGTTAAACGCGCTACAGACAAAGAAGAGCCAATCGTGTTCAACGCATGGCGCCCCAACCCTATGTTCGTGTACTACGACATCAAATTCCTCGATGACCCTAAAGGCACATGGAATCATGACGATGTTGAAGTCGGTGTCATCCCAGAATTTGAAGAAGAATCACCAACGGCGTACACACTCTTTTCAAATATGAGCCTTGATCTTGATATGATAGAGGAATGGATCATCGGAATTAACGACGAAGATAAAAAGCCAAGAAAACTCGCTGAGGAATGGGTAGAAAATAACCCGGATGTCGTTGATAAATGGCTTGAGAAGCAGTAA
- a CDS encoding DUF3231 family protein translates to MEGKRINLTSGEIGSLWTAYMNESMTKQVMAFVLQHIEDTDIKPVVQASYQMSINQVERLLGIFEKEDFAVPDGFTEQDVNMQAPWLFSDVFCLIYVNHMTKVGMVFYSGIVAMIDREDIRNHFTQALTEASSLYNQSKDVMLSKGVNSRPPSIEVPKKSDYIDQKDYFSGLKPFSNKRPLNAIEISYLYGNVLTNELGSKLSMAFAQTSPSKEVQEFMIRAKEISEKHIQIFTDTLMQEDIFTPQAPDVSVSESTTQTFSDKMMMFHINLLEAAGIGNYTTAGAASQRSDLMVNYERLSLEVARLAKSGADIMIKNNWLEKPPTPKDREKLIKQKHDE, encoded by the coding sequence ATGGAGGGTAAGCGAATTAATTTGACTTCTGGGGAGATTGGGTCTCTTTGGACTGCTTATATGAATGAAAGTATGACAAAGCAGGTCATGGCTTTTGTGCTGCAGCACATTGAGGATACGGACATCAAGCCTGTCGTTCAGGCCTCCTATCAAATGTCCATCAATCAGGTTGAACGTTTGTTGGGTATTTTTGAAAAAGAAGATTTTGCAGTTCCAGATGGATTCACGGAACAAGACGTCAACATGCAGGCACCTTGGCTTTTTTCTGATGTTTTTTGCCTGATATATGTAAATCATATGACAAAAGTTGGAATGGTCTTTTATAGCGGAATCGTTGCCATGATCGATCGAGAAGACATACGGAATCATTTTACTCAGGCTTTGACTGAGGCGTCCAGCTTATATAATCAGTCAAAGGATGTCATGCTCTCTAAAGGGGTGAATAGCAGACCACCAAGCATAGAAGTTCCCAAGAAAAGTGACTATATTGATCAAAAAGATTACTTTAGCGGGTTAAAACCCTTTAGCAACAAACGACCATTAAACGCTATTGAAATCTCTTATTTGTATGGGAATGTGCTGACAAATGAACTGGGGTCCAAATTAAGCATGGCATTTGCCCAAACCTCTCCGTCCAAGGAGGTTCAAGAATTTATGATTCGTGCCAAAGAAATTTCAGAAAAACACATTCAAATTTTCACGGATACATTAATGCAAGAAGATATTTTTACACCACAGGCTCCAGATGTCAGTGTCAGTGAATCAACGACACAAACTTTTTCAGACAAAATGATGATGTTTCATATCAACCTGCTTGAAGCAGCTGGGATCGGAAACTATACCACAGCCGGTGCCGCAAGCCAACGGAGCGACCTCATGGTTAACTATGAACGCTTATCACTAGAAGTTGCCCGTCTGGCCAAGAGTGGTGCTGATATCATGATCAAGAACAACTGGCTTGAAAAACCGCCCACTCCGAAAGATCGTGAAAAATTGATAAAGCAAAAACATGATGAATAA
- a CDS encoding helix-turn-helix domain-containing protein produces MFVLERERMTVKEVAAYLGVHADMIYTMARKNEIPHFKMRSKILFTRDVIEKWVQDQELQ; encoded by the coding sequence GTGTTTGTTTTGGAACGAGAACGTATGACGGTAAAAGAAGTTGCAGCATATCTGGGTGTGCATGCAGATATGATCTATACAATGGCGAGGAAAAATGAGATTCCGCATTTTAAGATGCGAAGTAAGATTCTTTTTACGCGTGATGTGATTGAAAAGTGGGTTCAGGACCAGGAGCTTCAGTAA
- the ectB gene encoding diaminobutyrate--2-oxoglutarate transaminase, whose amino-acid sequence MTVLEQDSPMHVFEELESQVRSYSRSFPTVFKSSKGYKIWDVDGNEYIDFFAGAGTLNYGHNNDQMQEKLIEYIKSDGIAHSLDMGTVARKDFLEQFNETILKPRNMDYKIMFTGPTGANTVESALKLARKNTGRKTVIGFTNGFHGMTIGALSVTGNDAKRKGAGIPLTNTVAMPFDNYMEGLDSAVYLEKMLENGSSGVEIPAAIILETVQGEGGINAASFEWLQKIEAICKRWDILLIVDDVQAGNGRTGTFFSFEPAGIQPDIICLSKSIGGYGFPMAITLIKPEHDTWSPAEHNGTFRGNNFAFVTATEALSFWKDDQFSQSVREKGDYVSEKLAELLVKYPDLKGELRGRGLMQGIAWEGDGVAEKICNAAFERGLIMETSGSDDEVMKLLPPLVIDKEGLDKGFEIIEESIKHVLNTVVGRPMHASKNA is encoded by the coding sequence ATGACTGTTTTAGAACAGGATTCACCCATGCACGTTTTTGAAGAGTTGGAATCTCAGGTGCGCAGTTACAGCCGGAGCTTTCCAACGGTCTTCAAAAGTTCAAAAGGATATAAGATCTGGGACGTTGACGGCAATGAGTACATTGACTTTTTTGCTGGCGCCGGGACCCTTAATTACGGACATAACAATGATCAAATGCAAGAGAAACTGATTGAATACATTAAAAGCGACGGGATTGCTCATAGTTTGGATATGGGCACCGTGGCACGGAAAGACTTTTTGGAACAGTTCAACGAGACCATTCTAAAGCCAAGAAATATGGATTACAAAATCATGTTCACTGGGCCGACGGGTGCCAATACAGTTGAAAGTGCGCTGAAACTTGCCCGCAAAAACACAGGTCGCAAAACAGTTATTGGCTTCACGAATGGGTTTCATGGAATGACGATCGGAGCGCTTTCTGTCACAGGGAATGACGCGAAACGCAAAGGTGCCGGAATTCCATTAACCAATACAGTTGCCATGCCTTTTGACAACTACATGGAGGGGCTGGACTCAGCCGTTTACCTGGAAAAAATGCTGGAAAACGGAAGCAGCGGTGTTGAAATCCCTGCAGCGATTATTTTGGAGACTGTTCAGGGAGAAGGCGGTATTAACGCTGCCAGTTTTGAATGGCTGCAAAAAATTGAAGCGATTTGCAAGCGCTGGGACATCTTGCTCATTGTTGACGATGTTCAAGCTGGGAATGGCCGAACGGGAACGTTCTTCAGTTTTGAACCAGCAGGGATCCAGCCGGACATAATCTGCCTTTCGAAATCAATCGGCGGTTACGGTTTTCCAATGGCGATCACTTTGATCAAACCTGAACACGACACATGGAGCCCTGCGGAACATAACGGAACATTCCGCGGCAACAATTTTGCGTTTGTTACAGCAACTGAGGCGCTGTCGTTTTGGAAGGATGACCAATTCAGTCAGTCTGTTCGAGAAAAAGGGGACTATGTCAGCGAAAAATTGGCAGAATTGCTCGTTAAATATCCAGACCTTAAAGGTGAATTACGCGGTCGAGGTCTGATGCAGGGGATTGCCTGGGAAGGTGACGGCGTGGCGGAAAAAATATGTAATGCCGCCTTTGAACGTGGCCTGATCATGGAAACCTCCGGATCAGACGATGAAGTTATGAAACTTCTGCCGCCGCTGGTCATAGACAAAGAAGGTTTGGATAAAGGTTTTGAAATTATCGAGGAAAGTATTAAACACGTACTGAATACAGTGGTTGGGAGGCCTATGCATGCTAGTAAAAACGCTTGA
- the ectA gene encoding diaminobutyrate acetyltransferase: METFREPTLDDGAGVWTLIKETGVLDLNSSYSYLMWCSVFSDTSVVVEADGQIVGFISGFIKPASPDKLFIWQVAVDGEQRGKGLASKMLHHILERDICENVRYVEATVSPSNTPSRKLFNGLARSLDTNIEVSDCFTAEDFPEEGHEDELMHLIGPFK, from the coding sequence ATGGAAACGTTTCGCGAGCCCACTTTAGATGATGGGGCAGGCGTATGGACATTGATCAAAGAAACAGGAGTGCTTGATTTAAACTCCTCATACAGCTACCTGATGTGGTGTTCTGTCTTCAGCGATACATCTGTGGTGGTAGAGGCTGATGGTCAGATTGTCGGTTTTATCTCTGGCTTCATCAAACCTGCATCACCTGATAAATTGTTCATTTGGCAAGTTGCTGTCGACGGTGAACAACGAGGAAAAGGTTTGGCTTCTAAGATGCTGCATCATATTTTGGAGCGCGACATTTGTGAAAATGTTCGCTATGTAGAGGCGACCGTATCACCCTCGAACACCCCATCACGCAAGCTATTCAACGGTTTGGCACGGAGCTTAGACACAAACATCGAAGTGTCTGACTGCTTTACCGCCGAAGATTTCCCTGAAGAGGGACATGAAGATGAACTCATGCATCTCATTGGACCTTTTAAATAA
- a CDS encoding MEDS domain-containing protein: MAESPSKEIKVEFLSDVTIGNHIVYTFNNMEKYLENATSYIAEGIDQNQFNIHIGYPEHFDVIKHKLEEAGYSRDQVQHVIFGDSDTFYGIDEAFNVKAISQNAGEILEPLFQEHRPIRAWGLVKWKPQDPKVLTQNLTLYEQEYDTLISQKEQIMSLCAYDEKTLPSELMNELLKTHEYHMTDTHLTYSHLYQKKPVQTPFISEQIELLNSEESEKINYEKLHLAGTWPQISPTYFAIRLRL, encoded by the coding sequence ATGGCAGAATCACCAAGCAAGGAAATTAAAGTAGAGTTCCTGTCAGACGTCACAATTGGCAACCACATTGTTTACACCTTTAACAACATGGAAAAGTACCTGGAAAACGCCACCTCATACATCGCCGAGGGGATAGATCAAAACCAATTCAACATTCACATCGGATACCCTGAACATTTTGATGTTATTAAACACAAACTTGAGGAAGCCGGTTATTCTAGAGATCAGGTCCAGCACGTTATTTTTGGGGACTCTGACACGTTTTATGGAATTGATGAAGCCTTTAACGTTAAGGCCATTAGCCAAAACGCCGGGGAGATCCTCGAACCGCTCTTTCAAGAACACAGACCCATTCGTGCTTGGGGCTTGGTGAAATGGAAACCACAGGACCCTAAAGTGCTGACGCAAAATTTAACATTATACGAGCAAGAATATGACACTTTAATCTCCCAAAAAGAACAGATTATGAGTCTCTGTGCATATGACGAGAAAACTCTACCATCAGAATTGATGAATGAGCTCTTAAAAACGCATGAATACCATATGACAGATACACATTTAACCTATTCTCACCTGTATCAGAAAAAGCCTGTCCAAACGCCATTCATTTCGGAACAAATTGAATTACTCAATTCAGAGGAGAGCGAAAAAATCAATTATGAAAAATTACACCTGGCGGGAACATGGCCTCAAATATCTCCCACGTATTTCGCAATCCGCTTGCGGTTATGA
- a CDS encoding two-component system sensor histidine kinase NtrB — protein MITEVDGTKLDFHQLLEHSTAATFIIRDAEIVYINKAALHLLKAEKREEVLNNSYHEFILSDYHDLCEERLNVLKEGGKLSSPIQVEVMDAKVNIIPVEISSGAFCHNGITMIQAVAQDITDKIELQRVTMESEKMAVMGELAASIVHEVRNPLTIIKGFLDLIRHEVSGKHLIYTETMAKEVERVEKIANNLLFFAKRHDQNFAHLNVVEVAKDMITLVEAKTEKKHIGISLEHDTEFIDVYGDEVQLKQALLNIVVNAIDATDNHGKIAVAVHKTSSNEATLTISDTGQGMSQEQLDRMWESFYTTKEKGTGLGLKVTRNIVQNHNGTIHVDSVEGKGTTFTIKIPVVAEQ, from the coding sequence TTGATTACGGAGGTAGATGGCACAAAATTAGATTTTCATCAGTTACTCGAGCACTCTACAGCAGCGACGTTTATAATAAGGGATGCAGAAATAGTGTATATCAATAAGGCTGCTCTCCATTTATTGAAGGCTGAGAAGAGAGAAGAGGTTCTAAACAACAGTTATCATGAGTTTATCCTTTCAGATTATCATGATCTTTGTGAAGAACGGCTGAATGTACTTAAGGAAGGCGGTAAACTTTCCAGTCCCATCCAGGTAGAAGTGATGGATGCAAAAGTAAATATCATTCCTGTTGAAATCAGTTCAGGTGCTTTTTGCCATAATGGTATAACAATGATACAAGCTGTTGCCCAGGACATCACAGATAAAATTGAACTGCAACGTGTGACAATGGAATCGGAAAAAATGGCAGTTATGGGAGAATTGGCAGCTTCAATTGTTCATGAGGTGCGCAACCCTTTAACTATTATTAAAGGATTTCTGGATTTGATCCGTCATGAAGTTTCGGGAAAACATCTAATCTATACAGAGACAATGGCCAAAGAAGTTGAACGCGTTGAAAAGATCGCCAACAATCTGTTGTTTTTTGCAAAACGACACGATCAGAACTTTGCGCATCTCAATGTGGTTGAAGTTGCCAAAGATATGATTACGCTTGTAGAAGCTAAAACTGAAAAGAAACATATCGGCATTTCCCTGGAACATGACACGGAATTCATAGACGTGTACGGTGATGAAGTTCAGCTCAAGCAGGCATTATTAAATATTGTCGTTAATGCTATTGATGCGACTGACAATCATGGTAAGATTGCTGTTGCTGTACACAAAACCAGTAGCAATGAAGCAACGCTCACCATTTCAGACACTGGGCAAGGTATGTCTCAAGAACAACTGGACCGAATGTGGGAATCCTTTTACACGACGAAAGAAAAAGGCACGGGTTTGGGATTAAAGGTAACTCGTAACATCGTGCAGAATCATAATGGAACAATTCATGTCGACAGTGTAGAAGGAAAAGGAACGACATTTACAATTAAGATCCCCGTGGTAGCGGAACAGTAA
- a CDS encoding DUF2513 domain-containing protein — protein sequence MELNHDCARDLLLSIEKHTNLNEHLMHDEVINLPELIDYNRDTIIYTAQKLQEAGFINGNFDSYFDGVVYISISSLTYNGHVFLDTVRDNVVWKETKKAASNFSSVSLPILLDIGAAYLKNKLSLP from the coding sequence ATGGAACTTAATCACGATTGTGCTAGAGACTTACTATTGTCTATAGAAAAACATACAAATTTGAATGAACATCTAATGCACGACGAAGTAATCAATTTGCCAGAACTGATAGACTATAATCGAGATACAATAATTTACACCGCTCAAAAACTCCAAGAAGCAGGTTTTATTAATGGTAACTTCGATTCTTATTTTGACGGTGTTGTATACATTTCTATTAGTTCATTAACCTATAACGGCCACGTGTTTTTAGATACAGTTCGTGACAACGTGGTATGGAAAGAAACAAAAAAAGCAGCATCAAACTTTTCAAGTGTTTCATTGCCAATTCTACTAGACATAGGTGCAGCTTATTTGAAAAATAAACTGAGTTTACCATAG
- a CDS encoding sensor histidine kinase: protein MKGYLQLIDKSNGSEQQTKYLKTISAQVNKIEHITAEFAALAEPHLGAQKEVNVTQLFENVKNHMEPQALAKSITISVETEHDTCTIICDEVKMKQVFINLVKNAIEAMDQGHITLEAKEAAPHYFNLSVSDNGPGIPDHIFNQLGQPFLTTKPNGAGLGLLICKKIAEAHGGQLMVDSEVGKGTKVTVSLLKSETVERG from the coding sequence ATGAAGGGATATCTGCAATTAATTGACAAAAGCAATGGCAGCGAGCAACAAACCAAATACCTGAAAACAATCAGCGCTCAGGTGAACAAAATCGAACACATAACAGCTGAGTTTGCGGCACTTGCCGAACCTCATCTAGGTGCCCAAAAAGAAGTCAACGTCACTCAGCTGTTTGAAAACGTGAAAAATCATATGGAACCGCAAGCACTTGCCAAGTCTATCACCATAAGCGTAGAGACAGAGCATGACACTTGCACCATTATATGTGACGAAGTAAAAATGAAACAGGTCTTCATCAACTTAGTCAAAAATGCCATTGAAGCTATGGATCAAGGCCATATCACACTTGAAGCAAAAGAAGCCGCTCCTCATTACTTTAATTTATCGGTTTCCGATAACGGCCCAGGTATCCCGGATCATATTTTTAATCAGCTGGGACAACCCTTTCTCACAACGAAGCCAAATGGCGCAGGTTTGGGATTGTTAATATGCAAAAAGATTGCAGAAGCCCATGGCGGTCAATTGATGGTAGACAGCGAGGTTGGCAAAGGGACAAAAGTTACTGTAAGTTTATTGAAATCGGAGACAGTTGAACGAGGGTAA
- a CDS encoding GGDEF domain-containing protein: MNPSIAGGLHKVLMDGLKDMVFVMRVTDQSDFIYEFVNRPARKKTGISEQDLGKTIREVMPHEIIQILYKYYNKVLSTQSAVTYDDSFFSPSGEKRFSEVALTPLFDEQEGLYLIVAVIKDVTKEKTAELEKREAREKLEENLKRFRIIAENAQDMIMLLDANGMVKYASPSCTEVLGHDHQAYVGQSFLHNVHPEDQARAQEAITQAIDYDQSFTIRLKQYNSDDQTVWVESRGTPVFDQQDNLKDLVVVTRDISLQKDYESKLEYAALHDPLTNMPNRRLFMERLTECLEQLDGHHDGLAIIMMDIDRFKFINDELGHDMGDEVIKEFGERVHASVRECDMVARLGGDEFIALLPVVGSMEHAVSIAEDIQKAIQLPWHINGYHLDVTTSMGIATASKPDITAFSILKSADIALYQAKKAGRNSYKLGE, translated from the coding sequence ATGAATCCCTCAATTGCGGGTGGTTTACATAAAGTATTGATGGATGGCCTCAAAGATATGGTATTTGTGATGCGGGTCACCGACCAGTCTGATTTTATTTATGAATTTGTAAATCGCCCTGCCAGAAAAAAGACTGGTATTAGCGAACAGGACTTAGGAAAAACAATTCGAGAGGTTATGCCGCACGAGATCATACAAATCTTGTATAAGTATTACAACAAAGTTCTGTCCACACAAAGCGCTGTAACCTATGATGATTCTTTTTTCTCCCCTTCTGGCGAAAAACGGTTTTCGGAAGTTGCGTTAACACCCCTTTTTGATGAACAGGAAGGGCTTTATTTAATAGTAGCCGTTATCAAGGATGTCACCAAAGAAAAGACAGCTGAGCTTGAAAAGAGAGAAGCGAGGGAAAAGTTAGAAGAGAACTTAAAACGGTTTCGGATTATTGCTGAAAATGCTCAGGATATGATTATGCTATTGGATGCGAATGGGATGGTTAAATACGCTTCACCATCGTGTACAGAGGTGTTGGGACATGATCATCAAGCCTATGTCGGTCAGTCATTTTTGCATAATGTTCATCCGGAAGACCAAGCACGGGCTCAGGAAGCTATTACACAAGCAATTGATTATGATCAATCTTTCACAATTCGTTTGAAGCAATATAATTCAGACGACCAAACCGTGTGGGTCGAATCCCGTGGGACACCTGTATTTGATCAGCAAGATAACTTGAAAGATTTGGTTGTCGTTACAAGGGACATCAGCTTGCAGAAGGATTACGAATCAAAACTTGAATATGCTGCCCTGCACGATCCGTTAACGAACATGCCGAATCGGCGATTGTTCATGGAGCGTTTAACTGAGTGTTTGGAACAATTGGATGGTCATCACGACGGCTTAGCGATTATTATGATGGATATTGATCGCTTTAAATTCATAAATGATGAATTGGGCCATGATATGGGCGATGAAGTGATTAAGGAATTTGGCGAAAGAGTGCATGCGTCTGTGCGGGAGTGCGATATGGTCGCGAGGCTTGGCGGAGATGAGTTTATAGCGCTCCTGCCTGTTGTCGGTTCAATGGAGCATGCTGTCTCAATTGCCGAAGATATCCAAAAGGCAATTCAACTGCCGTGGCATATTAATGGCTATCACCTGGATGTGACCACAAGTATGGGAATCGCAACGGCTTCCAAACCTGACATAACCGCTTTCTCAATCCTAAAAAGCGCCGACATCGCCCTCTACCAAGCAAAAAAAGCTGGAAGAAATTCATATAAATTAGGAGAATGA
- a CDS encoding DnaD domain-containing protein, translating to MNYIKELNAFKEWKMMNRLSPSAVALWYALMSINNSVRWKRAFNAPNSAVQQLTCLSKQGVVNARTQLVDKGLIRYEKGNRSGAPVYQMISLVQSVDLPADPTLDLSGDQDLTIHKYKQKQKSSRRSAREEIDSLIVFEENFGKVIPIIREAILEWNDKLGDEAVIHAMNLTVRRGGKTLGYIEQILKEWTKAGLTTLDEVLAYEADKEEKRRHKVVVKEKSRESYHAIFEAYLQGVQANDKRRSCRYFENDQRGLSKLRNHAKKDWDTCAAVKENGLSSRF from the coding sequence ATGAATTATATTAAAGAATTGAATGCTTTCAAGGAATGGAAGATGATGAATAGATTGTCGCCGAGCGCGGTTGCGTTATGGTATGCGCTGATGTCAATAAACAACTCAGTGAGGTGGAAGAGGGCGTTTAATGCGCCGAATTCAGCTGTGCAGCAGCTCACATGTCTCTCCAAACAAGGCGTCGTTAATGCCCGTACCCAGCTCGTGGACAAGGGGCTGATCAGGTATGAAAAAGGAAATCGCAGCGGCGCACCAGTCTATCAAATGATCTCTTTGGTCCAATCAGTTGACCTACCTGCTGACCCAACACTTGACCTATCTGGGGACCAGGACTTGACCATACATAAATATAAACAAAAACAAAAAAGCAGCAGAAGAAGCGCCCGCGAGGAAATTGATTCATTGATCGTTTTTGAAGAGAATTTTGGGAAGGTCATACCGATAATCAGGGAAGCGATTTTGGAATGGAATGACAAGTTAGGGGATGAAGCTGTCATTCACGCGATGAACCTAACCGTCCGAAGGGGCGGTAAAACACTCGGGTACATCGAGCAAATTTTAAAAGAATGGACGAAAGCAGGGTTGACGACGTTGGATGAAGTGCTGGCGTATGAAGCAGACAAAGAGGAGAAACGCAGGCATAAAGTTGTCGTGAAGGAAAAATCACGGGAGAGCTATCATGCGATATTTGAAGCATACCTTCAGGGGGTACAGGCGAATGACAAAAGAAGAAGCTGTAGATATTTTGAAAACGATCAAAGAGGTTTATCCAAACTTCGAAATCACGCAAAGAAAGATTGGGATACTTGTGCCGCTGTTAAAGAAAATGGATTATCAAGCCGTTTTTGA